Proteins from a genomic interval of Uloborus diversus isolate 005 chromosome 4, Udiv.v.3.1, whole genome shotgun sequence:
- the LOC129221041 gene encoding uncharacterized protein LOC129221041, with protein sequence MPFKPDCSEIMLGNSKQTASRRLDQLWKRLERDPAMKARYTEFRNEYKTLNHMKEIKEDKGTDVRYYLPHHGIFRPDSKTTKLLVVFNASAKTTSGHSLNDLLCKGGVIQEYLFSILIRFRKYIYAFTTDIKQMFRMIEVDSSQTKLQKILWKESEFASTKIYQLQTVTYGTASTPYLATKVLQQLALDEGKDFPLASRAVLQDFYMDDCLSGSSNLKEFLNLQLELTQLLQKGGMNLHKWCSNEGSTTELQEFPLDRNSEEIVVKTLGMLWNSSSDSFMYKVSNNPNRNFTKRDVLSEIARIYDPPGLLGPVISKAKIFMQQLWLLKLGWNETLPPEIAEQWYNFVKTFPELHSIQVPRCILKSDTKSVILQGFSDASSKAYGAVIYVKTVSQTNEIKKQLLCSKSRVSPTKFMSIPRLELSACLLLSKLTQKVLAAIK encoded by the coding sequence ATGCCATTCAAACCAGATTGTTCTGAAATCATGCTAGGAAATTCTAAACAAACGGCATCTAGAAGGTTAGATCAACTATGGAAACGATTAGAACGGGATCCGGCTATGAAAGCGCGGTATACAGAATTTCGTAACGAATACAAAACTTTGAATCacatgaaagaaataaaagaagataAGGGAACAGATGTCAGGTACTATCTCCCTCATCACGGTATTTTTCGACCAGATAGCAAAACTACTAAATTGCTCGTAGTTTTCAACGCAAGTGCGAAAACAACCAGCGGACattctttgaatgatttattGTGTAAAGGAGGGGTAATTCAGGAATATCTATTTTCAATTCTAATTAGATTTAGAAAGTATATTTACGCATTTACCACTGATATTAAACAAATGTTCAGGATGATTGAAGTAGATTCTTCTCAAACTAAGCTACAAAAAATATTATGGAAAGAGAGTGAATTTGCATCAACTAAGATTTACCAGTTACAAACTGTCACGTATGGGACTGCATCTACTCCGTACTTAGCAACGAAAGTTTTACAGCAACTTGCATTGGACGAGGGAAAGGACTTTCCTTTGGCGTCCAGAGCCGTTCTTCAAGATTTCTACATGGATGACTGCCTTTCTGGTAGTTCCAACTTGAAGGAGTTTTTGAATCTTCAGTTGGAATTGACGCAACTTCTCCAAAAAGGCGGCATGAATTTACACAAGTGGTGCAGCAACGAAGGTTCTACGACCGAACTTCAGGAATTTCCTCTGGACAGAAATTCTGAAGAAATTGTAGTTAAAACGCTAGGAATGCTTTGGAATAGCTCAAGTGATTCATTTATGTACAAGGTTAGCAACAATCCAAATCGCAATTTCACCAAACGAGATGTACTTTCGGAAATCGCACGCATCTACGATCCACCTGGACTTTTAGGCCCTGTCATCTCCAAGGCAAAAATATTTATGCAACAATTATGGCTACTTAAATTAGGCTGGAATGAAACGCTCCCTCCAGAAATTGCGGAGCAATGGTACAACTTCGTCAAAACATTCCCTGAGTTACATTCTATCCAAGTGCCTAGATGTATTTTAAAATCCGACACCAAGTCTGTTATACTTCAAGGTTTTTCAGATGCATCTTCAAAGGCTTATGGTGCAGTTATATATGTGAAAACTGTTTCCCAAACCAACGAAATAAAGAAGCAACTTCTGTGCAGTAAATCACGAGTTTCCCCGACCAAATTCATGAGTATACCTCGTCTCGAGCTTTCTGCATGTTTGCTTCTATCCAAACTTACGCAAAAAGTCTTAGCCGCTATTAAATGA